The genomic DNA TGCTCGTGCTCGGTGCCGGCGTGCTCTCAGCGGCCGCGACGGTTGCGACGGCAATGAACGTCGCCGTCACGCAGTATCCTGCGCCGACGTACGCCTTCTTCTTCGGTCTCATCGCCGCATCGGCTGTCGTGTTGTACCGATATGTCGACGCGGGGACGCCGGGACGGCTGCTCGCGGCCGGTGTCGGCTTCGTGTTCGCGTTCGTGGTTACCGACCCGTCGCTCGCTGGCGACATGCCCGCGACCGCGCCGATGCTGTTTGTCGCCGGCGCGATTGCGGTGTCGGCAATGGTACTTCCCGGCGTCTCCGGGGCGTTTCTATTGCTCGTGTTGGGTCAATACGAGTACGTCAGTGGGATTCCACGGCGGTTCGTCGAAGGATTGCTGTCCGGCGGCGGCGAGACCTTCATCGAGGCCGCGGTCGCGTTCGGGGTCTTCCTCGGAGGTGCGCTTGTCGGGCTGTTTACGGTTGCCTATGCCGTTCGTGCGGCACTCAAGCGGTATCGACAGGCGACGCTCGTCTTCCTCGTTAGCCTGATGGTGGGGGCGCTCCGTCTGCCGGTCCACGAGATGGCCGTCGGCGTTGAGACGCGGCCGTTCGATATGGCGGTGCTCGGTATCGACACGGTGCCGACACCGCGTTCGGGCGCTATCGTCGCTGTTGCTGCCGCCTTGGGGGTTGCTGCAGTCATGGTACTGGACCGGTACACCGAAGACCTACAATACTAACAGGGTGAGGACGTACGCTCCTGTATGTCTTCCCGTCCGACGCTGCAGGCGCTTGCGGCCTGCGTCGTCGTGTTTCTCCTCCAGCAGGCGGGCGGTGCCGTCGGGCTCGGCGATGCGGTGTTCGCGCTGGCGCTGCCGCTTTCGTCGCAGCCGTGGACGCTCGTCGTCAGCGTCTACGCTCACGGCGGCCTCACTCACCTGCTTGCCAACGCCGTCGCACTCGTCCTCATCGGCCCACTCGTTGCCCGCGTTACCACGCCAGCCCGGTTCCACGCGTTCTTCATTATCACGGGCGCGCTCGCTGGCATCGCACAGGTGCTCGTACTCATGCCGTTCGGCGGCGGTGCGGTGCTCGGCGCGAGCGGGGCCATTTTCGCGCTGTTCGGCTACCTACTCGTCGGCAACCGGGGAAC from Natronomonas pharaonis DSM 2160 includes the following:
- a CDS encoding DUF368 domain-containing protein, which produces MSATPTGARAWLAVYLKGVCMGAADTVPGVSGGTIAVVLGIYERLIAALTSLDPKAATTLREIHTANGRARLAAELVRMDVPFLLVLGAGVLSAAATVATAMNVAVTQYPAPTYAFFFGLIAASAVVLYRYVDAGTPGRLLAAGVGFVFAFVVTDPSLAGDMPATAPMLFVAGAIAVSAMVLPGVSGAFLLLVLGQYEYVSGIPRRFVEGLLSGGGETFIEAAVAFGVFLGGALVGLFTVAYAVRAALKRYRQATLVFLVSLMVGALRLPVHEMAVGVETRPFDMAVLGIDTVPTPRSGAIVAVAAALGVAAVMVLDRYTEDLQY
- a CDS encoding rhomboid family intramembrane serine protease, translated to MSSRPTLQALAACVVVFLLQQAGGAVGLGDAVFALALPLSSQPWTLVVSVYAHGGLTHLLANAVALVLIGPLVARVTTPARFHAFFIITGALAGIAQVLVLMPFGGGAVLGASGAIFALFGYLLVGNRGTGRLLSVVALGTRGKLVVLAVLAALLTAATATPGAALVAHFVGFVLGAAAGGSRLLHTSGSAG